In Candidatus Margulisiibacteriota bacterium, one genomic interval encodes:
- a CDS encoding UDP-glucose/GDP-mannose dehydrogenase family protein: MKIAVVGTGYVGLVAGNCFADSGNQVICVDIDKAKIDKLKKGIPVIYEPGLEDLLARNLKEKRISFITDIREAVEQCEIIFVAVGTPQGEDGSADLKYVLNVAADVGLFMNSDKIIVNKSTVPVGTAEKVQKTVEKELHKRKARFKVYVISNPEFLKEGTAIDDFMRPDRIIIGGSSEYALNMMQKLYSPFLRTDNRIYFMDNKSAEITKYAANSLLATKISFMNEIATLCDKVGANIDKVRVGIGSDIRIGQKFLFPGIGYGGSCFPKDVKALIKTGHHHEVPMDILRSVEEVNHRQKKFLFEKIKKYFSLKKQSLKGKTFAVWGLAFKPKTDDMREAPSIVVINHLLEHGAKVQAYDPVAMDNCRSIWDETVFFGKNAYEVLKGADALIIHTEWNEFRTPDFLKIKKLLKSPLIFDGRNIYNPDEMLQMDFEYFSIGR, encoded by the coding sequence ATGAAAATAGCTGTTGTGGGTACGGGTTATGTAGGCTTGGTAGCGGGTAATTGTTTTGCCGATTCCGGTAATCAGGTAATCTGTGTAGATATAGACAAAGCTAAGATAGATAAACTGAAAAAAGGGATCCCTGTTATTTATGAACCCGGTTTGGAAGACCTTCTGGCCAGGAACCTCAAAGAAAAAAGGATCAGCTTTATAACCGATATCAGGGAAGCTGTTGAGCAATGCGAAATTATTTTCGTAGCTGTCGGAACACCTCAGGGAGAAGACGGCTCAGCGGATTTAAAATATGTTTTGAACGTGGCTGCGGATGTAGGGTTATTTATGAACTCCGATAAAATTATCGTTAACAAATCCACAGTGCCGGTAGGTACTGCCGAGAAAGTACAGAAAACAGTTGAAAAAGAATTGCATAAACGTAAAGCCAGATTTAAAGTTTATGTTATCAGTAACCCGGAGTTTTTAAAGGAAGGCACTGCTATTGACGATTTTATGCGCCCTGACCGTATCATTATCGGTGGTAGTTCTGAATATGCTTTAAATATGATGCAGAAATTGTATTCACCATTTTTGAGAACAGACAATCGGATATATTTTATGGACAATAAAAGCGCGGAGATTACCAAATACGCGGCTAATTCTTTACTGGCTACCAAAATTTCATTTATGAATGAAATCGCGACATTGTGTGATAAAGTCGGCGCCAATATCGATAAAGTAAGAGTAGGAATAGGTTCGGACATCAGGATCGGGCAGAAGTTTTTATTCCCCGGAATCGGTTACGGCGGTTCCTGTTTCCCTAAAGATGTTAAAGCACTTATAAAAACCGGACATCATCATGAAGTGCCTATGGATATTTTGCGATCCGTAGAGGAAGTTAATCATAGACAGAAAAAATTTCTCTTTGAAAAAATTAAAAAGTATTTCAGCTTAAAAAAGCAGTCTCTAAAAGGAAAGACTTTTGCCGTTTGGGGTTTGGCCTTTAAACCCAAAACCGATGATATGAGGGAGGCTCCTTCCATAGTTGTTATCAATCATCTCCTGGAACACGGGGCCAAAGTCCAGGCCTATGATCCTGTGGCTATGGATAATTGCAGGTCCATTTGGGATGAGACTGTATTTTTCGGGAAAAACGCTTACGAGGTACTGAAAGGGGCAGATGCTTTAATTATTCATACTGAGTGGAACGAATTTCGTACCCCTGATTTTTTGAAAATTAAAAAGCTCCTAAAAAGTCCTCTGATATTTGACGGACGTAATATTTATAATCCGGACGAAATGTTGCAAATGGATTTCGAATATTTCTCCATTGGACGATAA
- a CDS encoding LptA/OstA family protein, which translates to MNKQLVLYLISAVFSLTVAAVNTEKVITQDQLEISAGHFEVDISNNYFTAENNILIVQGPLRITADKAMYTDKKDVITLYDNIIMLYKKLKINCNHLIYNRKIDSITAYDQLFVTYNDFFIQADQLTYDMKKNEVFFAGPTVIRRGKNVIKSKDIIFDVNNQKLLSKEKTRAVLDEVK; encoded by the coding sequence ATGAACAAACAACTTGTATTGTATTTAATTTCAGCTGTCTTTTCGTTAACAGTTGCCGCTGTCAACACTGAAAAAGTAATTACACAGGACCAGTTGGAAATTTCAGCGGGTCATTTTGAGGTAGACATTTCCAATAATTATTTTACTGCAGAAAATAATATACTTATTGTACAGGGGCCTTTACGAATTACCGCTGATAAAGCCATGTATACTGACAAAAAAGATGTTATTACTTTGTATGACAATATCATCATGCTTTATAAAAAATTAAAAATCAATTGTAATCACCTGATTTATAACCGAAAGATAGACTCTATAACTGCTTATGATCAACTGTTTGTGACTTACAATGATTTTTTTATACAAGCCGATCAATTAACCTATGATATGAAAAAGAATGAGGTTTTTTTCGCCGGCCCTACTGTAATTCGTCGCGGGAAAAATGTAATCAAAAGCAAGGATATTATTTTTGATGTCAATAATCAGAAGCTGTTATCCAAAGAAAAAACCAGGGCTGTTCTGGATGAAGTGAAGTAA
- a CDS encoding FAD-dependent oxidoreductase yields the protein MDIIIIGGGPAGISAALMAESRGLNVLLIEEAVLCSNLFNVPYIEDLPYFDEEKLVGHKLSDLLIAKVNEHKLHVVYEKVTDLDVLENNRKKIITDKHVYYSKAVIIACGFKNKKIPIKDDQKFYGNGLSYCAPCDYMYYLNSPVLLAGSSEYAAKMALYLTSFVSQLYFVVNNNKFTATEFIKKEIYKNKKIRIFFQHELLSLDGKSKLEAVRIKSLGNNREVSLNVAAAFIYMDIEGNIEFLSNKKNGINLSDDQFIITDNLTETSVAGIYAIGTVRHGTMKRITAATTDALTAVNEIQHYLYFLK from the coding sequence ATGGACATTATTATAATCGGAGGAGGGCCTGCAGGTATTAGTGCCGCGCTAATGGCTGAAAGTCGAGGCTTGAATGTTCTTCTAATTGAAGAAGCGGTATTATGCAGCAATTTATTCAATGTCCCCTATATTGAGGATCTCCCTTATTTCGACGAGGAAAAACTGGTCGGACATAAGCTTTCCGACCTTCTCATTGCCAAAGTTAACGAACATAAATTGCATGTAGTCTATGAAAAGGTAACGGATTTGGATGTGTTGGAAAATAACAGAAAAAAGATAATCACCGATAAACATGTTTATTACTCAAAAGCAGTTATCATCGCCTGCGGTTTCAAAAATAAGAAAATACCGATAAAGGATGATCAGAAATTCTATGGTAACGGTTTGTCTTATTGTGCTCCCTGTGATTATATGTACTATCTGAATAGCCCTGTTCTTCTGGCAGGGAGCTCGGAATATGCTGCCAAGATGGCTTTATATTTGACGTCTTTTGTCAGCCAGCTTTATTTTGTAGTAAATAATAATAAATTTACGGCAACTGAGTTCATCAAAAAAGAAATCTATAAAAATAAAAAAATCAGGATTTTTTTTCAACATGAGCTATTATCCCTGGATGGTAAGAGTAAATTGGAAGCCGTTCGCATCAAATCCCTGGGAAATAATAGAGAAGTATCTTTAAATGTAGCCGCGGCTTTTATTTATATGGACATAGAGGGTAACATCGAGTTTTTATCGAACAAAAAAAACGGGATAAACCTTTCTGATGATCAATTTATCATTACTGACAATCTGACCGAAACTTCGGTCGCAGGCATATATGCCATAGGTACTGTCCGGCACGGAACTATGAAGCGGATAACCGCTGCCACGACTGACGCTCTTACTGCCGTAAATGAAATCCAACATTACCTATATTTTTTGAAATGA
- the csaB gene encoding polysaccharide pyruvyl transferase CsaB, protein MNIALVGYFGHDNLGDEAILQSVLQQLKKYHVPLRIIVFTQTPQETSRRYKVIAFRRKSWPDLLAGITMTDVVVFAGGSLLQDKTSFKSLLYYLSIIFLARIFKKKIILYAQGIEDFRYPLSKWLVKTFLGYTHFISVRDEESYKYLKDVLKIKKPVHYTVDSALMLCPLQTDNRYLGYIGLNFIDIENFPYKNVSDTLVKFSREHNKKYVYIPFHEEDLKIAGTLQQLIPSQYFEVLQPQENISMLIGIMQQLDMVIGTRLHSLILSAAAYTPFMGIHYHDKVESFAKEVKQKYMLFDNLQNGHFYSNLVDVFSQKESYKNQLKFLVEDLKTKSKNNLINNIIIKYDKT, encoded by the coding sequence ATGAATATCGCGCTGGTAGGCTATTTCGGACATGACAATCTTGGCGACGAAGCCATTTTACAAAGTGTTTTGCAGCAATTAAAAAAATATCATGTTCCTCTGAGGATCATTGTATTTACCCAGACTCCGCAGGAAACGTCCAGGCGTTATAAAGTTATTGCCTTTCGAAGAAAATCATGGCCTGATCTATTAGCCGGTATCACCATGACTGATGTGGTTGTTTTTGCAGGAGGCTCACTTTTACAGGACAAAACAAGTTTTAAAAGCCTGCTCTATTATTTGTCGATTATTTTTTTGGCGAGAATTTTCAAGAAAAAAATCATTCTTTACGCACAGGGTATAGAAGATTTTCGTTATCCGCTAAGTAAATGGCTGGTAAAAACGTTTTTAGGCTATACACATTTCATCAGCGTCAGAGATGAAGAAAGTTATAAATATCTTAAAGATGTACTGAAAATAAAAAAACCGGTCCATTATACTGTGGATTCCGCTCTGATGCTTTGCCCTTTACAAACGGATAACCGTTATCTGGGCTATATCGGATTGAATTTTATCGATATAGAAAATTTCCCGTACAAGAATGTGTCTGACACCTTGGTTAAATTTTCCCGGGAACATAATAAAAAATATGTGTATATTCCTTTTCATGAGGAAGATTTGAAAATAGCCGGCACCTTGCAGCAGCTCATACCCAGTCAGTATTTTGAAGTTTTGCAACCGCAGGAGAATATATCCATGCTGATAGGGATTATGCAGCAGCTGGACATGGTAATCGGCACCAGATTACATAGCTTGATCCTTAGCGCGGCAGCTTATACTCCATTCATGGGCATACATTATCATGATAAAGTGGAAAGTTTTGCCAAAGAAGTTAAGCAAAAATATATGTTGTTTGATAATTTACAAAACGGTCATTTCTATAGTAATCTGGTAGATGTTTTTTCTCAAAAGGAAAGTTATAAAAATCAGCTGAAGTTTTTGGTGGAAGACCTGAAAACAAAATCAAAAAACAACCTGATTAATAATATCATAATTAAATATGACAAAACGTGA
- a CDS encoding WecB/TagA/CpsF family glycosyltransferase, producing MTKRENKLLGLLFFNQGYTNLILQINEAITAKKSCSIITPTTEILGACLDDQAIYGIISEAQILLPDSVTLILLSRLLRKAITRRLTGIDTIYELGRQTTRQYKVYLLGAQQSVLDQTVKRAGELFPAFKIVGCQHGYFDAKTETDKVIKHINDSGAEILFIGMGFPRQERFISEYGKQILAPVKITVGGSYDVISGHLKRAPRWMQNSGLEWLFRLLQEPTRIFRMSLIPWYLLKLLSAEIQHKYDRH from the coding sequence ATGACAAAACGTGAAAATAAACTGCTGGGCCTTCTTTTTTTTAACCAGGGGTATACTAACTTAATTCTGCAGATTAACGAAGCTATAACTGCCAAAAAAAGTTGTTCGATAATTACTCCTACAACCGAGATTTTAGGGGCGTGCCTTGATGATCAGGCAATTTACGGGATAATATCTGAGGCACAGATACTTTTACCCGATAGTGTAACGCTTATTCTTTTATCACGTTTACTGCGCAAAGCAATAACACGAAGGCTTACCGGTATCGATACCATCTATGAGCTTGGCAGGCAAACAACAAGGCAATACAAAGTGTACCTGCTGGGAGCGCAACAATCTGTATTGGACCAGACTGTAAAACGTGCCGGGGAATTATTTCCGGCCTTCAAAATTGTCGGCTGCCAGCATGGTTATTTTGACGCAAAGACTGAAACCGATAAAGTTATCAAACATATTAACGACTCCGGCGCTGAAATATTGTTCATAGGCATGGGTTTCCCTCGTCAGGAGAGGTTTATCAGTGAGTATGGCAAGCAAATACTGGCCCCGGTTAAAATTACAGTAGGCGGCAGCTATGATGTGATTTCCGGTCATTTGAAAAGAGCTCCCAGATGGATGCAAAACAGCGGCTTGGAATGGCTGTTCCGTCTGCTGCAAGAGCCTACACGTATTTTTAGAATGTCGCTTATTCCCTGGTATTTGCTCAAACTGCTCTCAGCGGAGATACAACACAAATATGATCGGCATTGA
- the acpS gene encoding holo-ACP synthase, with protein MIGIDIVEISRLKALIKDRGFLDKVYTDEEIEYCGSAKSDHLKASRFANRFAAKEAIFKAVDKLDALYWKEIQILNEPSGKPVVTFSGKTKKVMQENKLNIELSLSHSRQFAVAAAMCVRG; from the coding sequence ATGATCGGCATTGATATCGTAGAAATTAGTCGTTTGAAGGCCCTCATTAAGGACAGAGGCTTTCTGGACAAGGTTTATACTGATGAAGAAATTGAATATTGCGGCTCAGCCAAATCCGATCATTTAAAAGCCTCACGTTTTGCCAACCGTTTTGCTGCCAAGGAAGCTATTTTTAAGGCGGTGGACAAGCTGGACGCTTTATATTGGAAAGAAATTCAAATACTTAATGAGCCCAGTGGAAAACCAGTGGTTACATTTAGCGGTAAAACAAAAAAAGTAATGCAGGAAAATAAGTTGAATATTGAATTGTCTTTATCTCATAGCCGTCAGTTCGCGGTTGCTGCCGCTATGTGCGTTCGCGGCTGA
- a CDS encoding STAS domain-containing protein, with protein MRNIKTEDKGNTSFIFIEGDVEFDDSKKLTDTFEDILYHKKKNIALNLEDCHYIDFSGLGTLLRGQKESEKNQKQFSICSISDDCREIITPTYIYQKIKIFESMEEYVQCMN; from the coding sequence ATGCGAAATATAAAGACTGAAGATAAAGGTAATACGTCATTTATTTTTATTGAAGGTGATGTTGAATTTGATGATTCTAAAAAGTTGACCGATACCTTTGAAGACATTCTCTATCACAAAAAGAAAAATATAGCACTGAACCTGGAAGATTGTCATTATATTGATTTTTCAGGTCTGGGAACGTTGCTAAGGGGGCAAAAAGAATCGGAAAAAAACCAAAAACAGTTCTCGATTTGCAGCATATCCGATGACTGCCGAGAAATTATAACTCCTACTTATATTTATCAAAAAATTAAAATCTTTGAAAGTATGGAAGAATACGTACAGTGTATGAACTGA